The nucleotide sequence CAAAGACCTAAACACTGTGTGAAGTACACAACCACTCAACGTGGAAATTTAAAGAGTTTATGcttattttaaaacacatctCGTCAGAGAGGAGAAACGGTACCAGTCAGGGATTTAATCTGTAAGAGCATAGTTTGCATCCAAATCAGTTTTAGTTGGTAGCAAATGTGTCACACAAATGTACTCTTACACCTATAAAAACCTTTTAAATGGCTGGTTGTAactattgtttttatgtgttatatgtgttttctattttgtttCTATTATTTCTAGTTAATATTCAGAGCTGTTTTGATCTGAGAGCAGGCTTAAAACTAGATGAAATCCCAATACATACATTTAAGTTGGCAACAATGGTATTTTTAAATAGcactcaaacacaaactgagAAAGTTGCCTTCGCTCAGTTTTCATTGGCAGTCTGATGACAAAAGATTTATGTGTTTTCAGATAAATTTGCCCACAGTCATAATTTTAGGAAACGTTTGGTTTGgttgggttaaaaaaaataactaaacaCTATAAAACGTACTTGTTAGTCTGTTAATAGGCCTGTCCATAACAAATTTCCAATTTTGCATAAATAACTTGTGGTGCTGCAATAgcaaaaaaccaaacaaaatggGAGCAACTGATACAGTAAAGACGCTGGTAACAGACTACGACAGCAGTTTACAACAggctgtatgtatgtatgtatgtatgtatgtgatgGTGTATTAAGGGGAAGGACGCGTAAAGTGCTTGGTCAGTTTAAGGTTGGAAACATGCCATAAAACCTCAAAATGTTGCCTGCTGTGGCCTGTTGGTTCTCCAGCTTTGGTGTGTAGGTAAGAACCCACATAAGCATTGTTCTTATATTTGACCAGAGTTGatctttatttgttatttgttctTGATGAAAACACTGGTTTAACTGTCTGACAGTGGTGACTTCAATAAATTGTTTATTGCAAATGCTATTATGTGTCATGCTTCAGTTTCTGCATACcatgttgtttgtgtttaacgCTAtttaggtaggtttattgtcacaatataacatgttatagagtgaaattgtgttttgtaactcccttctgctacatagcagacaatattacattaatacagaatcaattatttaaaaaagggtaaacagaaataaactatatttaatGGACGAGTGCTGAAGatgaattaatataaaataattgagTTGGaggtatataaaaaaaatgtttaatgttttatttcagaacAAATCTAAACGAAAcataaaagtattattacatGATGGGCCAAATATTTTGTCTATACTTATTCAGCTCTCCTGAGATTATTGCAATATTTCGGACAGTCCTTTTTTACGCAACATTTTCCGGCACTATGAAGGGGTTTTTACCCACGCGACCTGAACGCGCCGCGAGAAGCGTCTCCGCCCTCCTGGTGGTTTGACGTCACCGGCGTCCGTCTCCGCACATGGATGGAGAAGTGTAGAGGCTCCGTCAGAGCTCCGGTCCCCccgccctcctcctccagctaTTTGCCAGGCAGCCTCGACGACAGACAGCCAGCCAGCCGCTCACCGTCCTGCTGCAGCGCGGAGCTCCGTCTTCTCCCTCCGAGCTCCGGCGTCGTTTTCCCCCGTCTGCGAGGATCTGCACGGGCCCGGCGAGCGAGTTCGGTCGCTTCtccgtctttttttttttaagggggGGGAGATCCAGTCGTGTGTTTGCAAGCTTAATTGTCAAATAGCCCTTCAAGACATATGGAAAAAATGGCCAGACCTGTTCCTATAAACCCAACTTTCCTGCCGCCGACTCACGGCGTGCTGAAATCCCTGCTGGAAAACCCGCTGAAGCTGCCTTTCCATCACGATGAAGGTACGTTTTAAAACTTGACTTGCACGTCTCTGTGATGTTTTTCTATTGATGCTATTATCATTCTGTAACGTTAGACATCCACGGTTTTGACAGATCTCGCAGTGATGGACACAGGTTAAACAAATCCGATCAGAGTGACGTTTCTTATTATTATATGGGCTTTGTCggaaaaagaaactgtgtatttgtgttagTTGAGCGAcgacaaagaaataaaattgcATGTTGTCTTCTGGTCTTAATGTTAATTGAGTGACAGGTTCACGTGAACTTGACCTCGAGCCAACAAGCTATTTTAGCTTATACTTATTATCTAAAGTAACATAGTACAACATGGTTCTGACAACACCTGCGCTGTTTTTAGCCTGCAGGTGAGTTTATAACCTTTAAACCCTCTTGTATTCGATGGGATTTACATTAGTGATACCACGAGCTGTCGATAGAGGGCGTCTTTTGTGCTCTCTTGCAATACACCCCCTGTTTGTATCACGGACTGAGTGACATCACGTTATCTGAACATGAATGGAGACCTAGTTTGTACtcttaaagggtcagttcacccaaattcatgcagatagtttttggttttgtttgtccaGTTCAAACTTCTGTGACCGCCACAGTCCCGTGCAGGAATGAATCGAGTCGGTAGAGCTCACCACATTGAAAGATGACGCAGCTACATGCCTTTGCAAACAATGACGCCAACAGCTTATCCTGTGGGTGAAAACgaaaatattttttcctttGGTAAATTGGTTGAACTGACCCTTTTTATGATGAAGCCCCAAGCATGCGTTCTATTTATACCCATGCATTGACCCGTGATCCTGAAAGACAGTGAAATGATTGTGTGCAAACATTTGCAGGACTTGGGAAAgacaaggagaaagagaagaagctGGACGATGAGAGCAGCACAGCCAACCACCCACAGTCGGCCTTCCTTGGCCCGACCCTTTGGGACAAGACCCTGCCCTACGATGGGGACAACTTCCAGCTGGAGTACATGGACTTGGAAGAGTTCCTGTCCGAGAACGGCATCCCCGTCAGCGCAGCCCAGAGCAGCCAGGCCACACAGGCAGCGCCGTCGCAGCAGCAGTCCCCGCCGTCTGCGCCGCCCACACCCTCTGTGGTGGACCTCAGCAGCCGCGCCACCACCTCGGTTCACACAGGCCTGGCGCCTCAGACCTGCCTCCGCAGCCCCAGCACAGCAGGTAGGAGCCACATGCAGGGGAGCCCGATGTGCACCTGAAAGCACACCTGCATGCAAAGACAAGTTTTTCACACCTCTTCTGTGTCAGTGGGTGCTTTAGCAAAACATGCTGCTGTTTGCTCACCTAgcgcgcatacacacacacacacacacacacacacacatactgagtAAATGTCAGACCAGAGATGCTAACAGAGAACAAGTTGTTGTGGTTTGTGTCCCAGGTCTCTGAAGGCATCGCCCCTGAGCGCTGATTTAGATCTTTTCTCATTCAGCTCCTGTTGTAGTTAGAGCTTTTGACCACAGGTTAGATGCACACTGACATACTTGACACCTGATTTACAGCCTTGCATTGGACTTTGGAGTCCCAGGATGCAGCCCAGACAAAAGGCCCACTGCCATGAGTTGTGTTTTACTGTAgttttttgtgctgttttgtttttcaccgTAAGAGTTGGCTTTGGTTTCGTTTCAGTCCCAAGAATTCCCTGCAGGGTTTGGTAATTACCAGGTTTTTTTCCTGGCTTAAAATAAGGCCGAGTTGGTACCATCCTGATCACGTGCCagcaacatattttaataatgatataattaaagaaaatgatTATGATTTTCGCATTAgtccatattaaaaaaaaatgtgcctacaacattaaagcaaatgtgttcatttacacagttaacaaacagcaagatattaaaatcaaatataacattagctgtttttatttcttgttcagGGTCCTCTTGCAGTGTAGCTGATGTGAATTTCTGGATATTAAATGTTGATCTGCAATTTACTCTAGTGGTTCCAGTAATATTTGTTCCTACTGAAGCAAGTCACATGACGTGGTGAAGCTCAAACATGGAGATCTcctcctgtttttattttaaatacttttgaaatgaattaaaaaacaaatcattacTAATTTAAACGTATTTGCTGTTTGTGGAAGTCATGTTTCGGATGTAGGTACAGAAAATGTCGGTTTGAACGTTTGTATGTGACAAATCGGGAGAAAAGtatcattaaaaaatgtaaactttatttCCTTACATTTCTCCAATGTAAACAAAAGCACACTGGCTTTGTAGTCGCTGTCCAGGACGGCGTTCAGTCACACATGTAGAGGTGCACAGAGCAGTGTTCACAAACGCCATTTGCAACAGCATTTATAAACGCCTTGtaattctctatgcaggaaaaacctgATTACTGATTAAATACTGCTTGCGTCTGATTCATAATTTACTACACTTTGCCTTTGTCCTGCAGTGTAGACTCAATGACATACATTTTTGAATgaattttaatgcatttttaaaacgCACAACAACACGCTTTTTATGGAGTATGTTTTTGGTTTAGGACAACTTCCAAAGTCCAAATAGAAAATTAGTAATTAAGATTCACTttaaaagattattattttactaCACTACCAAGAATAAGCAGGTGATAATTAAACAGGGACATTGAAAAAGGaaatttgaaatgtaaaataatcttttgaaaatgtaaattgaTGACAAAAATGTTAAGCTTCAATGGTAAATGTCAAACTGAAAGCTTACAAGTTCTGAACATTAATAAAGCAGCAAACAGCTCTTTGCTATGTAAAGATAtagaatttgctttggtgacttgGTGCTGAACAATGAACATAAACCTAAATAAGCAGAGCAGAGATTGACGTCACACCCTCTCCGTGTTTGTTGTCATCCGATCTTCtctgttctttgttttggtAGCCGGTCTGGCATAGACCGCAAAGCAAATTTGTCAGTTGTTGTAAATGGTGCGAACATGTAAAATCTGCGTTGTTGAAAGTATTCAACTGGAGCGAAACATTTGTGTGCATCACTGCGCTTTGAACTtaaagtgttgtgtttagaggaccaggcagagctGAGAGACAGAGCCTCTGCTCGACGACAATCTGGAAACTGTAGCAAACCGGTGCAGaatattttatgcattttatgaTTCTGCTTTGAATTGGAGCTGTTTACCAGCAGGAGGATCTCAgagttaatgtttttattaaattaactttttgattGAATTTTTTGGGATTTAAAAACtagatttatcttcactcgcgcTTCCCAACTTGTCTGCAGCAGCAAGCCATTGAGTTTTGCGACCTCCACTGTCAAAACAGGagattgcttggagaaaagcaagcaaagaagttgaactacctggtaagttcagaaaatatgtgtctgttacttgattccagctatCACTGTACTTTCAATGAAACAGTtggcatagcatagccctgatccattcaaaactccatttagaaaacaagcattttaaaagttatttgCTTGTCATCTTGcagacagacctgacaaagcacaaattcatatgtttaacaaatcggGTCTGCCAGGAGAGCTGGCTAACAGTAAAGACCAGCTAACTGGACAAATGTAACTTAACCATTTTAAGCAGACAGACCCATGGATATATGCCAAAATGGATTAACATTAACTAACGTTACAGCACATGCAATATATTTCTACTGTAAGTAACGCAGACTATTATAGGTTATTCTTAAGCCAAACTATTTGTGGTGTTGTC is from Micropterus dolomieu isolate WLL.071019.BEF.003 ecotype Adirondacks linkage group LG02, ASM2129224v1, whole genome shotgun sequence and encodes:
- the hlfa gene encoding HLF transcription factor, PAR bZIP family member a → MEKMARPVPINPTFLPPTHGVLKSLLENPLKLPFHHDEGLGKDKEKEKKLDDESSTANHPQSAFLGPTLWDKTLPYDGDNFQLEYMDLEEFLSENGIPVSAAQSSQATQAAPSQQQSPPSAPPTPSVVDLSSRATTSVHTGLAPQTCLRSPSTAALPSARDTPSPIDPESIQVPLSYEPDPADLALSSVPGQEMFDPRKRKFSAEELKPQPMIKKARKVFIPEDLKDDKYWARRRKNNVAAKRSRDARRLKENQIAIRAGFLEKENAALRIEVADMRKELGRCKNILAKYEARHGPL